Proteins encoded in a region of the Phoenix dactylifera cultivar Barhee BC4 chromosome 3, palm_55x_up_171113_PBpolish2nd_filt_p, whole genome shotgun sequence genome:
- the LOC103709068 gene encoding protein DETOXIFICATION 21-like has translation MASDLTAKLLAGEKKREVVAAAEEEEEEKLSRRLWVENKKLWVVAGPSIFTRVSTFGVTVISQAFIGHIGATELAGYALVSTVLMRFANGILLGMASALETLCGQSYGAKQYHMLGIYLQRSWIILFICSLIILPVFVFTTPLLKLLGQEESIAEMAGTISLWFIPVMFSYILAFTLQMYLQAQSKNIIITYLAVLTLAIHGALSWFMTIKLGLGLPGVMGSMILAMWVPVLGELGFVFFGGCPETWTGFSFAAFKDLWAIIKLSLSSGLMLCLELWYNTVLVLLTGYMKNAEVALDALSICLNINGWEMMISVGFLSAAGVRVANELGAGSAKRAKFSIVNVVLTSLIIGSVLFVLFLMFRGKLAYIFTESDAVARAVDDLSLLLAFSILLNSVQPVLSGVAVGAGWQSVVAYVNITCYYLIGIPLGIVLGYGLNFHVKGIWIGMIIGTAVQTIVLLGITMKTDWEKQVVLSRERLKKWYMDAARRSNGSRGAA, from the exons atggCGAGCGATTTAACCGCGAAACTCCTCGCCGgcgagaagaagagggaggtggtggcggcggcggaggaggaggaggaggagaagttaAGTAGAAGGCTGTGGGTGGAGAACAAGAAGCTGTGGGTGGTGGCAGGGCCGTCCATCTTCACGCGCGTCTCGACGTTCGGCGTGACGGTCATCAGCCAGGCGTTCATCGGCCACATCGGCGCCACCGAGCTCGCCGGCTACGCCCTCGTCTCCACCGTCCTCATGCGCTTCGCCAACGGCATCCTG CTGGGCATGGCAAGTGCATTGGAAACTCTCTGTGGGCAATCTTATGGTGCAAAACAATACCACATGCTGGGCATCTATCTCCAAAGGTCTTGGATCATCTTGTTCATCTGCAGCTTAATAATCCTTCCCGTCTTTGTCTTCACGACTCCGCTCCTGAAGCTACTTGGCCAAGAGGAGTCCATCGCGGAAATGGCCGGCACCATCTCACTATGGTTCATCCCGGTCATGTTCTCCTACATATTGGCATTCACACTCCAAATGTATCTCCAAGCTCAGAGCAAGAACATCATCATCACATACTTGGCAGTCCTCACACTTGCTATCCACGGCGCTCTCTCATGGTTCATGACCATAAAGCTTGGCCTGGGGCTTCCCGGCGTGATGGGCTCGATGATCTTGGCAATGTGGGTCCCCGTATTAGGTGAGCTGGGTTTCGTGTTCTTCGGGGGGTGTCCTGAGACTTGGACAGGGTTCTCATTTGCTGCTTTTAAGGATCTGTGGGCAATCATCAAGCTCTCTCTGTCATCCGGCCTCATGCTATG TCTGGAGCTGTGGTACAACACCGTCTTGGTTCTTCTAACAGGATATATGAAGAACGCAGAAGTTGCCCTAGATGCTCTCTCCATCTG CCTCAATATTAATGGATGGGAGATGATGATTTCTGTTGGCTTCTTGTCTGCAGCAGG aGTTCGGGTGGCAAATGAACTTGGAGCAGGGAGTGCAAAAAGGGCAAAGTTCTCCATCGTCAACGTAGTGCTTACATCCTTGATCATTGGATCTGTGCTATTCGTGCTGTTTCTGATGTTCCGTGGCAAACTTGCTTACATATTTACTGAGAGTGATGCAGTGGCCAGAGCAGTTGATGACCTCTCTCTGCTATTGGCTTTCTCCATACTGCTGAACAGTGTTCAACCAGTGCTTTCAG GGGTTGCCGTTGGTGCTGGTTGGCAGAGTGTGGTTGCTTACGTAAACATAACATGCTACTACTTGATCGGCATTCCTCTAGGAATTGTGCTTGGTTATGGGCTCAATTTTCATGTGAAG GGGATTTGGATTGGAATGATCATCGGTACAGCTGTTCAAACTATAGTACTTCTGGGCATTACTATGAAAACGGACTGGGAAAAGCAG GTAGTTCTGTCTCGAGAGCGCTTAAAAAAGTGGTATATGGACGCAGCAAGGAGGTCAAATGGTTCTAGGGGAGCTGCTTAG